The DNA sequence CAGTGCTACTAAGCTCCCCTCTCTTCGGGAGAGGGCCGGGGTGAGGCCCTACTGCAGCTCCCAGGCGGTTCTATACGCCCCGATGCTTTCCACGTAGTCCAGGAAGGCTTTGTAGAAGGGGTGGGAGCCCAGGGTGCTGGAGTCGCCGACGATGAGCAGCTTGCGGCGGGCCCGGGTCATGCCCACGTTCATGCGGCGAATGTCGCTGAGAAAGCCGATTTCACTCTGGGCGTTGCTGCGCGTGAGGCTGATGGCAATAATGTCGCGCTCCTGGCCCTGGAACGAGTCGACGGTGCCGATGCTGAGCATGCGGTGCTCCATCAGGCCCACCAGCTCGTCGTTGTCTTCCACCGCGTCCTTGAGGTAGTTGATCTGGGCGCGGTAGGGGGCAATGACGCCGATGGTGAGCAAGTCGTCGGTGTGGTCGGCCGGGTCGTAGACTTCCAGCAGCTGCGAGAGGCGCTTGAGCAGCAGGTCGGCTTCCTCGGGGTTGGCAATGGAGCGGCTTTCCTCAATGCCCAGCTCCTGAAAGCCGAAGCCGGCAGTATCCAGGAACTCCACCGGCAGGTCGGGGGCGAAGCGCAGGTCGTAGGCGGGCAAATCGGCGTGGGCCACGCCGGGCGCGGCTTTCAGGCGGCCTTCGTAGAACTGCTCGGAGCTGAACGCCATGATCTGCTCGTGCATGCGGTACTGCACTTCCAGCATGCGGGCCGCGTCGGGCTGGCGCTTGATGCACTTCTCGAACAGCGTCTCACGCAGGCCGTCCCGGGCCGCCTGGTCACTTTTCACGGTGGGCGGCAGCTGCTGATGGTCGCCGGCCAGCACCACCCGGCTGCCCTTGGTTATCGGAATCCAGCAGCCGGGCTCCAGGGCCTGGGCCGCCTCGTCGATAAACACGGTTTCGTAGGTCAGGTGGCGAATGGCGCGGTTCGAAGCGCCCACCAGCGTACAAGTAATGACCTGCACTTTCTCCAGCAGGTCCTCGGTGATGTAGCGCTCCAGGTTGTCGGAGTCCTGGAGCATCTGGTGGGCCATTTCCTTGAGCAGACGGCGCTGCTCGCGCTCCTCCCAGCCAAAGTGGCGCTTGAATTTGCCGGCCTGCTCGCGGTACTGCTCGGCCGTCTGGCGCATGCTTTTCAGCTCCCCGTAGCTCTTGTGCTCCATAATCTGGGCGTCGAGGGTGTGGTGCAGCAGCAGATCCGACACGCGCGAGGGGTTGCCCATGCGAATCACGTTGACGCCCCGCTCGGCCAGCTTTTCGGTCAAGAGGTCCACGGCCGTGTTCGAGGGCGCGCACACCAGCACCCGCCGCTCGCGCCGGATGGTTTCCAGGATGGCCTGCACCAGCGTGGTGGTTTTGCCCGTGCCGGGCGGGCCGTGAATAATGGCCACGTCCTTGGCCGCCAGCACGTGGCGCACGGCCGCCAGCTGCGACTCATTCAGGGGCGAAGGGTAGTACAAAGTGGCTTCGGCTTCGGGGCGGTAGCGGGCGGGCTTGACGCCCAGCAGCACGTCGCGCAGCTCGGCCAGGCGGTTTTCGTAGGCGCCCATCACCTTGCCCAGGGCGTGCTCCATCTCGCGGTAGCTCACCTCGTCGAAGGTCAGGTCCACGCCCAGCTTGCCGTCGTCGACCCAGTCGGGCAGGTCTTCCTTGTTGGTAGCCAGCAGGATTTTATTGCGCTTCACGCTGGTAATCACGCCCGACAGGGTGGGGCGGTCGGAGGCGGCGCGGCCGGGAATGTTGCCAAACAAAGCCGCGTTTTTGCCGACCTGAAACAGGTGCAGGCCGCCCTGGCCCGCCGGCCGCTCAATTTCGAGCACCAGCTTGCCGCCGAAGCCGATTTCTTCCTGGGTGATTTTCACCGGGTACCAGGTCAGGCCGCGCTTCTGGCGCTCGGCAATGGTGGCCTGGGCACTCTTGATTTTAAACTGTTCGAGGTCCTCTTTCTGCTCCAGCTTCATGAGGGCCTGCACCTTGCGCAGCTCTTTCTCGATGGCGTACGGGTCGGTATAGGTAGGTTGTTCAGACAAAAGGGTAGTCGTTATGAAGTCCGCTGGTAACAACGGAAACGGCAAAATGGTGGCCGAAGGTCGGGGAGAATTGTGGTTAATTCAGATTCAGGCCAAAAGTCCGGCTGCCTAACTTGTGCTTGTACAGGGTTTCGCGGGCCAGTACTTCCTTGCTCGTCATGGTTTTGGGGAGCGTCATGAGTATCGTAAACCGAAAATGCCGCGCATACTGCGGGTCGGTGGCGAGCAGCGCCTCCAACCGTACGTTGCCGCCGTGTCCGTTGGTGCTGACGTAGCTGGCCCAGCGCTGCCAGATGCCGCCCAGGCCAGCGGCTGAGCCAATATACTGCTGGCCGGTGTGGGTGTCAAGAATCAGGTAGATACCCGCCACGGCGGAAAGCATCCGTTGCCATTCGTCACCAGCGCCAGTGTTTTTCACCAGGGTTTTCAACTCGTCGAAGTCGAGCACGAAGTCAAGGTAATCTTTGAAAGGCCGCGCAAAAGGCTGCGGCTGAATTTCCACTACCACTTTTGCGTCAGGTCCAGCGGGGCGCAGCCATTGGTGCCAGCTAATGGTAGCGGCGCCCCAATTAATAATAACCCGCTCGGATAGATCTTCAAAACCCACGACCTCCGTGAGGCGGTAGTATAGATGTGGGTCGTTGGGGCGCATGTCGTAGCCTGCCACCTGAAAAACGCCCACGAAACGAGCCCGGCCGTTTTCTTCACCCAAAAACGACACGATATAGTCGCAACCTCTGAATATGTCGCTGGTTTGCTGACTTTGGTATTCCAGAAACCTATCCTTTTCACGACGGTACCAACCATGCGGATCAAAAGCTTGCCGCTGGTCTTTGTGGCGTACCAGTTTGATAGAGGCCGCAAGGGACAAGCCCCTGTTAGCCAGTAATTCGTTTAGGGTAATAGGCATATTTCAGGAGCGGGAAGATTGAAAATAGTATCCAACCCGAATAAGCAGGGCAAATACAAGCCCCAGCGGGGCGAAATGTCGGTAGAATAAATGCTCTTTCTGTTTCTGAAAAGCCCCAGCGGGGCGACACCTGGCCTTGAGCAGTGTCGCCCCGCTGGGGCATTGGGCCTTTGTGGGGGCAAACTGCCACCGGTATGTCGCCCGCTGAGGCTATTGTGCCCCGCCGTGCAGTGCAGAGCCCGAACGATGTAGAGACGCATACTTGCGTCTCCGCGTTGAACGACAGGGTAGCCCGACAATATCAGCGGCCTAATGGCGGCGAAGCCAACGCCCAGATGCGAAGGGGCGCGTATCTACAGCGTCCTGGCCCTGTCGTTCAACGATTGAGACGCAAGGTTGCGTCTCTACACGCGCTTGGCTGCTCAGGAAGCCGCCGGCTCTTCCTGCTCCAGCAGCCGCGCCAGCGCCTCGGCTTCTTCGCGCAGCAGCCGCTCGCGCAGCACCAGGTGGGCGCGGGCCAGGGGGCCGGGGCGGGGCACGGCGGCAATAGCGGCTTCGAGGCGGGCCAGCCACTTTTCGGCCTCGGCCGGTTCAAAGGCGGGGTCGAAGACGGAGCCGGGCGTGGCCAGGGCCTGGCGCAGCACGGCCAGCCCCTGCCGGCGGCGCAGCAGGGTGGCATCCTGTAAGGCCAGGTTTTCGAGCTCGTAGCGCAGGTTATAGGCCAGGTGCGCACAGCGCCGCTGGCGTTTGCGCACGACGGAGGCTTCGTCGGTTACCTGGTAGGCCGGGGGCGCGGGCGCCGGCAGCGGCGCGGGCGGGGGGAGCGGGCGGGTCGTCAGGCGCATGTCCGCCAAGTGGCTCAAGCGGCGCTCGACGGCGGGCGAAAACTGCCGCCGGCCGGCTTCCACCGCCTCCACGTGGCGGACGGTGACCTGGAGCCAGCGGGCCAGATCGGCCTGGGTGAGGGCAAAATGCTCCCGCACGTCGGCGGCCGGGCTGGAGGAGAAAGAACGAGGGGGAGTGATGCGGCCCATACCTTGTGGCGTACCTTTTAAAAAATAAAACAGAAGGTACGACAAGATTGGAGTACCTTCTGTTTTATTTTTTAAAAGGTACTACTGCGTTGGAGTACCTTCTGTTTTTATTTTCAAAAGGTACGCCACACGGGTAGCATCTTCTGGTTGGTGTTGCAAAAGGCACAACTACTCATGCGCCGCATGCGCCGGCACTACCCACCGGGCCGGGGCTGTTGTCTGTGCCGGGGCTACCTTCGCCCCGCACCTACCCAGCCGGCAATGACCCACGCGCACACGGAAAAAATAATCGAGGCGGAAATCCGGATTGAGGCCGCTCCGGCGGTGGTCTGGGACCATATCACCAACGTGCAGCTCGAGCAGTTTGCCGATCCGCTGCTTTTCCGCCTGCTCGACGTGCCCAAGCCGCTGCGGGCCGAGCTGCTCACGGATGGGGCCGGGGGCAGCCGCACCGCATACTTTGCCAACGGGAAGAAGTTCGAGCAGAAAATCCTGATTTGGGAGCCGTATACGCGCTATTCCTTCCGGTTCAACCCCGAGCCCGGCTTTCGGGTGGGCTATGTATTTGAGCTGTCGGCGGGAATATTCCGGATGCTGGCCGGCTCGTATTACCTGCGTCAGGATGAGGCGGGTGGTACCTGGCTCCGGCTCGAAACCCAGTACAGCGTGCAGCGTCGCCTGCGCTACGTGCTGCTGCCGCCCATCACGCTGGTGCTGCGCGTGTTTCAGCGCTATCTGCTAACTTCCATCAAACGCAACGCCGAGCAATGAAGCAGACCAAGTTTATCGAAGCCATCCAGATTGAGCGCCCGGCCGAGCAGGTGTTCGACTATACCCAGGACTACGGTCAGCGCCTGGTCTGGGACACGTTTCTGCGCGAGGCCGTGCTGCTCGACGGGGCCACCGAGGCGGCCAAGGGCGTGAAGTCGTGGTGCGTATCCCGGCACGGTCTCGGGCTCGAAACCGAGTACGTGTCCTTCAACCGGCCCACGGTAGCGGCCATCCGCCTGACCCGGCCCATGAACCTGTTCCGCGCGTTTGCCGGCTCCTGGCGCTTCGAGCCCGTCACGCCGGAGCTGACCAACACCATTTTTACCTACTCCTTCGCCCTGCGCTTTCCCCTGGCCCCGTTGACCCCACTGGTGCGCTATATACTGGCTGCCAACGTGCGCGGCCGCCTCCGGGACTTGAAGCTGAATCTGGAGGCGCGGTAGAGACGCAATATGTTGCGTCTCCTCGTTGAACAGTTGGCCGCTGGGGGCAGCGAATTCAGCAACGAGGAGACGCAACATCTTGCGTCTCCTCGTTGCACCATAGCAGGGCAGGGTGCAACGAGGAGTCGTTCAACGACGAGACGCAACATCTTGCGTCTCTACCGCGGGCCGACAGCTTTCGTCCTTTACTTAAACAGCTTCTCAGGCGTTGCTGAAGCTGCTTGGAACAGAGCTGTTCGACGACAAGCCGCGCCTCCGCGCCCTACGCGAAAAAGTCGCTGGGGTCGGTTTGGCCGAGGTACTTGCTCAGGCTGCCCAAATCGGCGAAGATGGGCTGAATACGGGCCATAAACTCCCGCACGGCGGCTTCGGAGTCGGCGTAGAACAGCAGGTTGGCCTCGGTGGAGAAGCCTTCCACGTGCTCCAGCAAGTCGGGGGCTGCTTCTTCCAGAATGGTCAGGATGTGCTCTTCCCAGCTGGTGCCGCCGCCGCCGTAGCCGTGCTTTTCGAACAGGTAGAAATGGCCTTCCAGGGCCGGGTCGACCTCGACGTCGGCGGTGATGCCGAACTGGAAGTCCTCCACGCGCATCGCGGCGGGCAGGGCGAAAATCTTGAAGGGGAAGGTCGTGGGCATGGGGGCGGCCGGGGTGAGGGGCAAAGCTACGCCGTAACGCGAAGTTCCACGCGGCGGGTGGTCCGCGCCAGGAGCGCCAGGAGCAGCGGGCGGCTTGCGCCCGCTACGTCGGCAACGGCTCGCGACGGTAGAACTTCGCGTTACGGCTAACTATACCGGTGCCGGGGCGTATGCCAGTAAACGTTTTTCCCCCACCCGGCTTTCCGCCCGGCGTTTTCCCCCATCCTATGGCACTGCACTACATTCGGCAAGGCGCCGGCCCGGCTCTTCTTCTGGTTCACGGCATCGGCGGCAGCTGGCGCTCCTGGAACCCTCTGCTCGACGCCCTGACGGCCGCCCACGAGGTCATAGCCGTCGATTTGCCCGGGCACGGGGCCTCGCCGCCGCTGGCCGGGGCGCACACCATTGCCACCCTGGCCGACGCGCTGACCGCCTTCCTGACCGAGCACGACCTGCTGGGCATCGACGCGGTGGGCAGCTCGATGGGGGCCCGGCTGGTGCTGGAGCTGGCCCGGCGCGGCGGCGTGCTGGGCGCGGTGGTGGCCCTGGACCCCGGCGGGTTCTGGGCCGGCTGGGAGGTGCCGTTTTTCTACCACTCGGTGGCTATTTCCCAGAAGCTGGTGACGGCCCTGCAGCCCGTGATGCCCGCCCTGATGAGCTCCGCGGTGGGGCGCACGGCCCTGCTGCCGCAGTTTTCGGCCCGGCCCTGGGCCCTGCCCACTGAGCACGCCCAGAACGAAATGTACTCCCTGGCCCACACCCCGGTGTTCGGGGAGCTGCTCGACACGCTGGCCCACGGCCCGGCTCAGCAGGGCGCCCCGGCCGGCTCCCTGCCGGCTCCGCTCGTCATCGGCTGGGGCCAGCAGGACCGGGTGTGTCTGCCCGCCCAGGCCGCCCGGGCCGTGGCCAAGTTTCCCGACGCCCGCCTCCACTGGTTTGCCAATTGCGGCCACTTCCCGCAGTGGGACCAGCCCGCCGAAGCCGCCCGCCTGATTCTGGCCACCCTGCGCCGGGAGCCGTTCCGCGACCAGGACATTGCCCGCTTTGCCCAGCCGCCGGCCCCGGCGCGGGCCGTGCCCACCACGGCCATTATTGCCAGCCTGGCCGTGGCGGCCCTGGGCAGCTGGTTGCTTTACCGGCGCCAAAAAGCGGCCGGGAGCTAGCCCGCCGGGCTGAGCAGCTGCCGGGTTTTGGCATCGGGAGCGCCGTTGAAAAACTTGTCGAGCACCTGCTGGAAAACCGGGTCGGTGGGGGCGAGGGCGGCGAAAAGCGTCATCGAGGAGTGCAGCTTCACGTCGTCGGGGCTGCCCAGGATGCGGGTGGCGTCGGTGCCCGGCAAGGCCAGCAGGGCCCGGCTGATTTCGAGCAGGCGCGGGCCCAGCACCGGGTGCTGGAGGTAGGCTTCGGCTTCCGCCCGGTCCTGGATGGCGTAGAACCGGGACGTTTCGCTGAAGCCCAACCCCTGAATCTGGGGAAAAATGTACCACATCCAGTGGCTGCGCTTGCGCCCGGCCTTGATTTCGGCCAGGGCCGGGGCGTAGTCGGTAGCCTGGGCCGAGACGAAGCGCTGCAAGTCGGAGGAACGGGTCATGGGCGAGTTTTTAAGTGAGCAATAAGCGGCTTTCCTTGGGGCGGACCGCGTTAGGCAGTGCAATGCAAACGCAAATCGGCCCGCACGAAGCACTGCCGAGAGTACTCCGTACGGGCCGGGTTGGGGCCGGGGTTGGCTTGCGCCGCCTAAACGGCGCTGCTTAGCGGCCGAAGTTGTCGAGCTCGGCCAGATCCTCGGCCGTGAGCTGCACGTCGGCGGCCTTCACGTTTTCCTCCAGGTGCTTTACTTTCGAGGTGCCCGGAATCAGCAGGATGTTGGGCGAGCGGTGCAGCAGCCAGGCCAGGGCCACTTGCTGCTTGCTCGCGCCGTGCTTCTGGCCAATCTGGGTGAGCTTGCTCAGGGCCTGCTCGTTGCCGCCGGCCAGCGGATACCACGGAATAAAGGCCAGGCCGTGCTGCTCGCAGAATTCCAGCTCGGCTTCCCACTTGCGGTTGTCCACGCTGTACATGTTCTGCACCGACACCACCTTCACGTACTGCTGGGCCTGTTGAATCTGCTCCACCGTCACCTCCGAGAGGCCGATGTGCTTGATCAGGCCGTTTTCCTGGGCCTGTTGCAGAAATTCCAGGGTCTTTTCGAACGGCACGTTCGGGTCGACGCGGTGGAGCTGGTAGAGGTCAATCTGGTCGAGCTTCAGGCGCTGCAAACTGCCTTCCAGGGCTTCTTTGAGGTGTTTGGGGCTGGCGTCGATGGGCCACTGGTTGGGGCCGGTGCGCAGCAGGCCACCCTTGGTGCCAATCACCAGGCCGGGGGCGTAGGGGTGCAGGGCCTCGGCAATCAACTCCTCCGACACGTTGGGACCGTAGCTGTCGGCCGTGTCGATGAAGTTGATGCCCAGCTCCACGGCGCGCCGTAGCACCCGGAGGGACTCGGCATGGTCCTGGGGCGGACCCCAGATTCCGTCGCCGGTGATGCGCATGGCGCCGTAGCCCATGCGGTTAACGGTCAGCTCGCCACCCAGGGCGAAGGTTTTGGCAGGTGCGGTTGTGGGTTGGTTAGCCATTGAAACGGGTTGAAAAGTAAGGTATACGCAGGTAGACGAATGAGGCGGCGTTTTACCGTATGCTGACAACCAATGCCAGCCCTAAAGAACCCTCAGGCGGCGAAGTGGCGGCCGCAGCCGGCGCAGCGGTACCGGGTGGTGCCGGCGTAAAACAGGCGTTGCCAGAAGCGCACCGCCGGGGCCGGAGCCACCTCGGGGCTGCCGCAGCGGGGGCAGCGCAACACGGCCAGGGTGGTCCGCCGGGCCTCAAACTGTTCCAGTAGCTCGCGGGCGGCTCCGGCATCGGCTTCCTCAATGAGCAGCTGGTACCAGATTCCGTCGCCAAACGGAAAGGAGGGTGGCCCGCAGGTCTTGACCAGGGAGCTGATTTCCAGCCCCAGCAGGTCGTTATACAGCGCCACCGCTTCGGCATACGTCAGGTACTGGGCGGCGGGAATGAGCATAGGACTAGGGGCGGGGCGGGGCAAAAGAACGTCATTGCAGGCGCAGAATGGTCGACATGCCGTTTTCGCGGACAACTACGGACAACGACCCTGTTACCGCCGCGCGCCGCGCCGGGTGGGCCGCACCTGCCCGCGCAGCCGGAAAATATACCACAGCAGCACGATGCTCAGCCCGGCCAGGCCGGCGGCAATCAGCTCCCGGCTCACGCGGGCGGTGGTGGCTTCCTCGGCGGCGGCCTGAGCTTCCTGCAGCTTCTTTTCGCGCTGCTTGTCCCGGATCTGCAGGTTCTGGATCTGGTTTTCCAGGTCGTAGAACCGCTCCCGGGTCATCGACTGGTCGCCCTGGGCCACGGTGGCCTGGCGCTGGGCCTGGGTTTTTTCCGCCACGATGGTCGCCGTGCGGCGAATCGACGACTCCTTCAGGGCCTTCACGATTTCGGTGTCTTTGCGGATAATACCCTTCAGGGCATCCACTACTTCCTGCAAATCCTTTTTGGACGGCTTGTTGGCCAGAAACGCGTTGCGCTGGGCACTGGCCTGCTCGTACTGGCGGATCAGCTCTTCCCGCTGCTTAATCAGGGGCGTGAGCGGGTCGGGCGGGGCCGCGGCGGGGTCCGGCGCCTGGGCCTGGGTAGTCAGAACGGAAAACAGCAGTAGAAAAGTAAACAGACGCTTCATCATGGGGCAAAGTAACGAGGAAGTCGTCTGAACGGTTGGCGGGGGGTGAGGAATGTGGGGAATGTGAAGAATGTGGAGGAATGTGAGGAATGTGGAGGAATGTGAGGAATGTGCGAAATGCGTCATTGC is a window from the Hymenobacter aquaticus genome containing:
- a CDS encoding SRPBCC family protein; this translates as MKQTKFIEAIQIERPAEQVFDYTQDYGQRLVWDTFLREAVLLDGATEAAKGVKSWCVSRHGLGLETEYVSFNRPTVAAIRLTRPMNLFRAFAGSWRFEPVTPELTNTIFTYSFALRFPLAPLTPLVRYILAANVRGRLRDLKLNLEAR
- a CDS encoding GIY-YIG nuclease family protein codes for the protein MPITLNELLANRGLSLAASIKLVRHKDQRQAFDPHGWYRREKDRFLEYQSQQTSDIFRGCDYIVSFLGEENGRARFVGVFQVAGYDMRPNDPHLYYRLTEVVGFEDLSERVIINWGAATISWHQWLRPAGPDAKVVVEIQPQPFARPFKDYLDFVLDFDELKTLVKNTGAGDEWQRMLSAVAGIYLILDTHTGQQYIGSAAGLGGIWQRWASYVSTNGHGGNVRLEALLATDPQYARHFRFTILMTLPKTMTSKEVLARETLYKHKLGSRTFGLNLN
- a CDS encoding DUF1810 domain-containing protein, with amino-acid sequence MTRSSDLQRFVSAQATDYAPALAEIKAGRKRSHWMWYIFPQIQGLGFSETSRFYAIQDRAEAEAYLQHPVLGPRLLEISRALLALPGTDATRILGSPDDVKLHSSMTLFAALAPTDPVFQQVLDKFFNGAPDAKTRQLLSPAG
- a CDS encoding AAA domain-containing protein; this translates as MSEQPTYTDPYAIEKELRKVQALMKLEQKEDLEQFKIKSAQATIAERQKRGLTWYPVKITQEEIGFGGKLVLEIERPAGQGGLHLFQVGKNAALFGNIPGRAASDRPTLSGVITSVKRNKILLATNKEDLPDWVDDGKLGVDLTFDEVSYREMEHALGKVMGAYENRLAELRDVLLGVKPARYRPEAEATLYYPSPLNESQLAAVRHVLAAKDVAIIHGPPGTGKTTTLVQAILETIRRERRVLVCAPSNTAVDLLTEKLAERGVNVIRMGNPSRVSDLLLHHTLDAQIMEHKSYGELKSMRQTAEQYREQAGKFKRHFGWEEREQRRLLKEMAHQMLQDSDNLERYITEDLLEKVQVITCTLVGASNRAIRHLTYETVFIDEAAQALEPGCWIPITKGSRVVLAGDHQQLPPTVKSDQAARDGLRETLFEKCIKRQPDAARMLEVQYRMHEQIMAFSSEQFYEGRLKAAPGVAHADLPAYDLRFAPDLPVEFLDTAGFGFQELGIEESRSIANPEEADLLLKRLSQLLEVYDPADHTDDLLTIGVIAPYRAQINYLKDAVEDNDELVGLMEHRMLSIGTVDSFQGQERDIIAISLTRSNAQSEIGFLSDIRRMNVGMTRARRKLLIVGDSSTLGSHPFYKAFLDYVESIGAYRTAWELQ
- a CDS encoding alpha/beta fold hydrolase; translation: MALHYIRQGAGPALLLVHGIGGSWRSWNPLLDALTAAHEVIAVDLPGHGASPPLAGAHTIATLADALTAFLTEHDLLGIDAVGSSMGARLVLELARRGGVLGAVVALDPGGFWAGWEVPFFYHSVAISQKLVTALQPVMPALMSSAVGRTALLPQFSARPWALPTEHAQNEMYSLAHTPVFGELLDTLAHGPAQQGAPAGSLPAPLVIGWGQQDRVCLPAQAARAVAKFPDARLHWFANCGHFPQWDQPAEAARLILATLRREPFRDQDIARFAQPPAPARAVPTTAIIASLAVAALGSWLLYRRQKAAGS
- a CDS encoding helix-turn-helix domain-containing protein, which produces MGRITPPRSFSSSPAADVREHFALTQADLARWLQVTVRHVEAVEAGRRQFSPAVERRLSHLADMRLTTRPLPPPAPLPAPAPPAYQVTDEASVVRKRQRRCAHLAYNLRYELENLALQDATLLRRRQGLAVLRQALATPGSVFDPAFEPAEAEKWLARLEAAIAAVPRPGPLARAHLVLRERLLREEAEALARLLEQEEPAAS
- a CDS encoding SRPBCC family protein codes for the protein MTHAHTEKIIEAEIRIEAAPAVVWDHITNVQLEQFADPLLFRLLDVPKPLRAELLTDGAGGSRTAYFANGKKFEQKILIWEPYTRYSFRFNPEPGFRVGYVFELSAGIFRMLAGSYYLRQDEAGGTWLRLETQYSVQRRLRYVLLPPITLVLRVFQRYLLTSIKRNAEQ
- a CDS encoding aldo/keto reductase → MANQPTTAPAKTFALGGELTVNRMGYGAMRITGDGIWGPPQDHAESLRVLRRAVELGINFIDTADSYGPNVSEELIAEALHPYAPGLVIGTKGGLLRTGPNQWPIDASPKHLKEALEGSLQRLKLDQIDLYQLHRVDPNVPFEKTLEFLQQAQENGLIKHIGLSEVTVEQIQQAQQYVKVVSVQNMYSVDNRKWEAELEFCEQHGLAFIPWYPLAGGNEQALSKLTQIGQKHGASKQQVALAWLLHRSPNILLIPGTSKVKHLEENVKAADVQLTAEDLAELDNFGR